A DNA window from Rubripirellula tenax contains the following coding sequences:
- the hemP gene encoding hemin uptake protein HemP, translating into MPPSTDDGPAENQGPMPPQRAAPPVALPHRKILRFNDLAHCGEEVWIEYEGKLYRLQSTRQGKLILTK; encoded by the coding sequence ATGCCCCCATCCACGGACGACGGCCCTGCCGAAAATCAGGGGCCCATGCCTCCCCAGCGGGCAGCACCCCCGGTCGCGCTACCGCATCGAAAAATACTGCGATTCAACGATCTGGCGCACTGCGGCGAAGAGGTATGGATCGAATACGAAGGCAAGTTGTATCGACTTCAAAGCACTCGCCAGGGCAAATTGATTCTGACAAAGTAG
- a CDS encoding mechanosensitive ion channel domain-containing protein, with product MKTLLISTRSIHRKTAFAVVFLFACTTSIAIGQEALVLPNDNEIQAAASAKKDAATDASAETVVPDQVTPAKIKELQTQIESATDLDDAAKAAVSSVLLQATEELTRSAKFEATAKQDRTAVQAVPSRLETLEAEIEATKDKSLQLPPPTATLTELESRVASLLAQTQEARNRLTTLQSDLTRRVDRRKQIALLQASHAQRVTEAEQQLAVDSPSGESPWAASARRLLQLAKLQSLALELPAYQWELARYDAEQAVDLPDMKVKQAQSEVESAEAAIAALNQRIDTMRKSQARSRVNDLSKLAESIESPELRTLALRNTELAEEDETVVSNIGKVSADAETARKRFDDLRIVEERTRERFSRIGMSGAIGLELRKQLSLLPDVREIHRQGLTRQELMRDVELKRLNYEDDADAAESESLDPNASGLEKQIQSDYLTTLQSLSKNYNKYFQQLSELDFAENHLIVASEEYRTFLNEHVLWIRSNGFFDWQSITDAVEGFSEIARPASWADVGRSIWIDAFTRPWLYGLGSLALLLMMPARYRGRKQLIEFGKIAERPTCTEFSVTVRAAMMTVIMAIVWPAVLLFLGWRLIASPLSVHFPMSVGRGLVATAAVLMLLNVVRHACREHGLAASHFGWPARVTDLLRRTMRMQRFLLLPFVFVVTMLRELGGLDTNNALERLCMACSLVILAWALYQILHPRHGAMAEYLRRNPNAWFARTSNLWTWAIILFPCIMTLLIVSGFYYTATELTWRFWHTIWLAVTLVAIRAFAIRALQINHRRVRIQKMKERRAAQAQLHAAALAAGNAPAGSAPAAPVEQAVTSESLSLESEHDALRVNSEQVLRILHSSLLMSGLVLMWLLWSGLFPAFGILDQVKLWDTEREVVVETPAADGGMTRTTETRIENITLINVLAAVVIAVVTFTLVRNVPGLIEIAILQRLPLEASFKFAIVTMTRYAILVVGILLSSSAIGASWAKLQWLVAALTVGLGFGLQEIFGNFVSGIIILWERPIRIGDVVTLDGVSGTVSRIQMRATTISDWDRKEYIVPNKDFVTGRLLNWTRSDQVSRIVIPIGVAYGSDVRKALTLLLQVAAEHPRILNEPPASATFDNFGDSTLNLSMRCFIPNLDGRLDTISELNLAIDDTFAQAGIEIAFPQQDLHIRSAPDGWQLPTPSQPTDT from the coding sequence ATGAAGACACTATTGATTTCCACGCGATCGATTCACCGAAAGACTGCCTTTGCGGTTGTCTTTCTGTTCGCATGCACCACTTCGATCGCCATCGGTCAGGAAGCATTGGTGTTGCCCAATGATAACGAAATTCAAGCAGCGGCTTCCGCCAAGAAGGATGCAGCAACGGATGCGTCGGCGGAAACCGTCGTTCCTGACCAAGTCACACCGGCGAAGATCAAAGAACTGCAGACTCAGATCGAATCCGCAACTGATCTAGATGACGCAGCCAAGGCAGCGGTCAGCAGCGTATTGCTGCAAGCAACGGAAGAACTTACGCGGTCGGCTAAGTTCGAAGCCACCGCCAAACAGGATCGCACGGCCGTCCAGGCGGTGCCGTCGCGGCTTGAAACGCTGGAAGCCGAAATCGAAGCGACCAAAGATAAGTCTCTGCAGCTTCCACCGCCGACGGCGACGTTGACCGAATTGGAAAGCCGTGTTGCATCCCTGCTGGCTCAAACACAAGAGGCCCGCAACCGGCTAACGACCCTGCAATCCGATTTGACACGCCGGGTCGATCGGCGAAAACAAATCGCCCTGCTACAAGCCTCGCATGCCCAACGCGTGACGGAGGCCGAGCAACAATTGGCGGTGGATTCCCCAAGCGGCGAATCGCCGTGGGCGGCTTCGGCGCGACGGTTGCTGCAACTGGCAAAGCTGCAATCACTTGCTCTTGAATTGCCGGCCTACCAGTGGGAACTGGCTCGCTACGACGCCGAACAGGCCGTCGATTTGCCAGACATGAAAGTCAAGCAGGCACAAAGCGAAGTCGAATCGGCCGAAGCAGCGATCGCGGCGTTGAATCAACGAATCGACACTATGCGTAAGAGTCAGGCGCGCAGTCGTGTGAACGACTTGAGCAAATTGGCAGAGTCGATCGAGTCGCCCGAACTGCGGACACTCGCGCTACGTAATACCGAACTGGCGGAGGAGGATGAAACGGTCGTCAGCAACATCGGGAAAGTTTCCGCCGACGCCGAAACGGCTCGCAAGCGATTTGATGATCTTCGCATCGTCGAAGAACGTACCCGCGAACGATTCAGTCGGATCGGAATGAGTGGCGCGATCGGATTGGAACTGCGAAAGCAATTGTCGTTGTTGCCGGACGTACGAGAAATTCACCGCCAGGGTTTGACGCGTCAGGAATTGATGCGTGACGTCGAACTGAAGCGGCTCAATTACGAAGACGACGCCGATGCTGCAGAAAGCGAATCGCTTGACCCCAACGCCAGCGGACTCGAGAAACAGATCCAATCCGACTACCTGACGACGTTGCAGTCGCTGTCCAAAAACTACAATAAGTATTTTCAGCAACTGTCCGAGTTGGATTTCGCCGAGAACCATTTGATTGTGGCTTCGGAGGAGTATCGCACGTTTTTGAACGAACATGTTTTGTGGATTCGTAGCAACGGTTTTTTCGATTGGCAATCGATCACAGATGCCGTGGAAGGCTTCAGTGAAATCGCCCGGCCTGCGTCCTGGGCCGACGTCGGCCGATCCATTTGGATCGATGCTTTCACACGACCTTGGTTGTATGGGCTGGGCAGTTTGGCTTTGCTGTTGATGATGCCGGCACGCTACCGCGGTCGAAAGCAATTGATCGAGTTCGGAAAGATCGCCGAGCGTCCGACGTGTACCGAGTTTTCGGTAACCGTTCGCGCTGCGATGATGACCGTGATCATGGCCATCGTCTGGCCCGCCGTGCTGTTGTTTTTGGGTTGGCGGTTGATCGCATCGCCGTTGAGTGTGCACTTCCCCATGTCGGTCGGACGCGGCCTGGTTGCCACGGCCGCCGTCTTGATGCTGTTGAACGTGGTTCGACATGCGTGCCGCGAGCACGGGTTGGCGGCGTCGCATTTTGGTTGGCCGGCGCGCGTGACCGATTTGTTGCGACGAACCATGCGGATGCAACGATTTTTGTTGCTGCCGTTCGTTTTCGTTGTCACAATGCTGCGTGAACTGGGCGGATTGGACACCAACAATGCGCTCGAACGATTGTGCATGGCATGTTCGTTGGTGATTTTGGCGTGGGCGCTGTACCAGATTCTGCACCCTCGCCACGGAGCGATGGCCGAGTACCTTCGACGCAATCCCAATGCATGGTTCGCCCGAACCAGCAACCTTTGGACTTGGGCGATCATTCTTTTCCCCTGCATCATGACGCTGCTGATCGTCTCAGGTTTCTATTATACGGCGACGGAGTTGACGTGGCGTTTTTGGCACACAATCTGGCTCGCCGTCACGTTGGTCGCGATCCGCGCGTTCGCGATTCGCGCGCTGCAAATCAACCATCGTCGCGTTCGCATCCAAAAGATGAAAGAACGACGCGCCGCGCAAGCCCAGTTGCATGCCGCCGCCTTGGCCGCCGGCAATGCACCAGCGGGTTCGGCCCCCGCCGCGCCGGTCGAACAAGCCGTCACCAGTGAATCGCTGTCACTCGAAAGCGAGCATGACGCGCTGCGAGTCAACAGCGAACAGGTGCTGCGGATTCTACATTCGAGTTTGTTGATGAGTGGATTGGTGTTGATGTGGTTGCTGTGGTCTGGGTTGTTTCCCGCGTTTGGCATTCTGGATCAAGTTAAGTTGTGGGACACCGAACGCGAGGTCGTGGTAGAAACACCCGCGGCCGACGGCGGCATGACCCGAACAACGGAAACGAGGATTGAAAATATCACGTTGATCAACGTGTTGGCCGCCGTCGTGATCGCCGTGGTCACCTTCACGTTGGTACGAAACGTTCCGGGCCTGATTGAGATTGCGATCTTGCAGCGTTTGCCGCTCGAGGCGTCGTTCAAGTTTGCGATCGTTACGATGACCCGGTACGCGATCTTGGTCGTCGGTATCCTGTTGTCATCATCCGCGATCGGTGCGAGTTGGGCGAAGTTACAATGGTTGGTCGCGGCGTTGACCGTCGGTTTGGGCTTCGGTTTGCAGGAAATTTTCGGTAACTTCGTTTCGGGAATCATCATCCTGTGGGAACGGCCCATTCGGATCGGTGACGTCGTCACGCTCGATGGCGTCAGCGGCACAGTTTCCAGGATTCAGATGAGAGCAACGACGATCTCGGACTGGGACCGCAAAGAGTACATCGTTCCCAACAAAGATTTTGTGACCGGGCGACTACTGAACTGGACGCGGTCCGATCAAGTCAGCCGAATCGTGATCCCGATCGGTGTTGCTTACGGATCGGATGTGCGGAAAGCGTTGACGCTATTGCTGCAAGTTGCTGCTGAACACCCGAGAATCCTGAACGAGCCCCCCGCCTCGGCGACGTTCGATAATTTCGGCGATAGCACGCTCAACCTATCGATGAGGTGCTTCATACCGAATCTTGATGGCCGTTTAGATACGATCAGCGAGCTGAATTTGGCGATCGACGACACGTTTGCCCAAGCGGGAATCGAAATCGCTTTTCCTCAACAAGATTTACACATCCGATCCGCGCCCGACGGGTGGCAACTCCCCACGCCATCGCAACCAACGGATACATAA
- a CDS encoding ankyrin repeat domain-containing protein: MKMPNPDHEMLVEAICDGKLEEVAQWLDKGVSPNGPPVCPAFARPLALAISSGHLEIAELLVAQGASPSTGVDALRDCIDNLEFGEWIDRIIADASPDLSESFQEAFVHACEEGKREIAEKILAVCPPPAEFTFRRCPLGQAICSQQTEIALWLIDVGFGPQSHLANEKPPVVYAIVADEPSVLKRLIEKGQSIDLKVSGHQTVFTCIPKLYSRLRHVRDFPKNEKFEVFHEGGLLHVAAVAGSPKCAALLLEAGLVPQLVDSEGRTPTMLAAIGGKHTAAVLTLLPEPDLKDPKAVLDLMTRGLHDGDADAVKKAIDHGFEVSTPIRTSYGVVWTPLTFAALHGHLAVVQTLIDSGADIDRSDWTDRKRPEMKGIRYLYNNGGLETFAEPAAPIDRTALAWAAMHGHVDVVKHLLDLGADRVRLDALSMTALHTAALGDQPKVISYLVDAGLDLHAEAFDKMTPLHVAAQVNAIASVKKLLALGADPTRLNKSGESPYLAAKQAGKPGAYRALEPHTPEELRKKKRNSKPPAPSLVGSNNERKKILAAAKTRFGKDAKQLSCKKTIDRLARQAGTDEFVAVAEAIRKKLKAAEWQRWDDTPQILCCENVKITDARLLKIQTEFLPQSVYLTRGLLRGDDGVTVHLVPTSNLFENFVAFYTDGINSGIHHELILAWLMDLHDRHPYELIGIGHDGVEPRFTAAPADPESLLRELLTICPPEDEEQAATKWLSKRLKSKTPQPFLWWD, translated from the coding sequence ATGAAGATGCCCAATCCGGATCACGAAATGTTGGTGGAAGCGATTTGTGACGGGAAATTGGAAGAGGTCGCGCAGTGGTTAGACAAAGGTGTTTCCCCCAACGGACCACCGGTGTGCCCTGCTTTTGCCCGGCCTTTAGCTTTAGCGATCAGCAGCGGTCATCTCGAGATCGCCGAGCTTTTGGTGGCCCAAGGTGCGAGTCCCAGCACAGGAGTCGATGCGCTGCGGGATTGCATTGACAACTTGGAATTTGGTGAATGGATTGATCGCATCATTGCGGATGCCAGCCCTGACTTGAGCGAGAGTTTCCAAGAAGCGTTCGTGCATGCCTGCGAGGAAGGCAAACGTGAGATTGCTGAAAAGATTTTGGCGGTCTGCCCGCCGCCCGCCGAGTTTACGTTTCGTCGCTGTCCCCTTGGACAAGCGATCTGTTCGCAGCAGACAGAGATCGCGTTGTGGCTGATCGACGTTGGATTCGGTCCGCAAAGCCATCTCGCCAATGAGAAGCCGCCCGTCGTCTATGCGATCGTCGCGGACGAACCAAGCGTGCTGAAACGATTGATCGAGAAGGGGCAGTCAATCGATCTGAAAGTGAGCGGTCATCAAACGGTCTTCACGTGCATTCCCAAGTTGTACTCGCGACTTCGCCACGTGAGAGACTTCCCAAAGAACGAGAAGTTTGAAGTCTTCCACGAAGGCGGTCTCTTGCATGTGGCTGCGGTTGCGGGCAGCCCGAAGTGTGCGGCTTTGTTGTTGGAAGCAGGGTTGGTACCGCAGCTGGTCGATAGTGAAGGACGAACACCGACGATGTTGGCAGCCATCGGTGGAAAGCACACGGCCGCGGTTTTGACGTTGCTGCCTGAACCGGACCTCAAAGATCCGAAGGCGGTGCTTGATTTGATGACCCGAGGGCTTCACGACGGTGACGCCGACGCGGTGAAGAAGGCGATCGACCATGGTTTTGAGGTTTCTACGCCAATCAGAACGTCTTACGGCGTGGTGTGGACGCCGCTGACGTTCGCTGCGCTTCACGGTCACTTGGCGGTCGTGCAAACCCTGATCGATTCCGGAGCCGACATCGATCGTTCGGATTGGACGGATCGCAAGCGGCCCGAGATGAAGGGGATTCGCTATTTGTACAACAATGGTGGCTTAGAAACATTTGCTGAACCGGCCGCTCCGATTGATCGAACGGCTCTCGCCTGGGCGGCAATGCACGGACACGTCGATGTGGTCAAGCACTTACTCGATTTGGGTGCTGATCGGGTACGTTTGGATGCTTTGTCGATGACGGCGCTGCACACCGCAGCCCTGGGGGACCAGCCAAAAGTCATATCGTATCTTGTCGACGCAGGGCTCGACCTGCATGCCGAGGCATTCGACAAAATGACGCCGCTGCATGTGGCGGCCCAGGTCAATGCGATTGCCTCCGTCAAGAAACTGCTAGCACTCGGCGCGGATCCGACGCGGCTGAACAAGAGTGGTGAAAGTCCCTATCTCGCGGCGAAACAGGCCGGGAAACCAGGGGCGTATCGGGCTTTGGAACCACACACTCCGGAGGAGTTGAGAAAAAAGAAACGCAATTCGAAACCTCCTGCGCCGTCGTTGGTTGGAAGCAACAACGAACGCAAGAAGATCCTCGCGGCAGCCAAGACGCGATTCGGTAAAGACGCCAAACAACTTAGCTGCAAGAAGACAATTGATCGCTTGGCGCGCCAAGCCGGCACGGACGAATTCGTTGCGGTTGCCGAAGCCATTCGTAAGAAACTGAAGGCAGCGGAATGGCAACGCTGGGACGATACTCCACAAATACTCTGCTGTGAAAACGTGAAGATCACGGACGCCAGGTTACTGAAAATTCAAACAGAGTTTCTTCCGCAGTCCGTCTATCTTACTCGAGGCCTGCTGCGCGGCGATGATGGTGTGACCGTCCACCTTGTTCCCACCAGTAATCTGTTTGAGAACTTTGTCGCGTTTTATACCGATGGAATCAACTCAGGGATCCATCATGAGTTGATTCTCGCTTGGCTGATGGACTTGCACGATCGGCATCCCTACGAGCTGATTGGCATTGGTCATGATGGGGTGGAACCTCGGTTCACTGCGGCACCCGCGGACCCCGAATCGTTATTGCGAGAACTGTTGACGATCTGTCCTCCTGAGGATGAGGAACAAGCAGCGACGAAGTGGCTTAGTAAACGCTTGAAAAGCAAAACTCCCCAGCCGTTTCTGTGGTGGGATTGA
- a CDS encoding redoxin domain-containing protein → MRRFSCGPASFIPVFCEIATFILVSFGLLSVLIESVSMAGDPATQANVETMLLEPFDMVDHRGRHWTQDDFHDQSILVVAFLGTECPLAKLYSVRLNEVVEQYGDRGVAVVGVLSNRQDSLAEIGAMVTRQSIEFPMVKDGGNRFADQLGAERTPEIFVFDAKRTLRYRGRVDDQYGIGYVRDEPGRQDLKIALDELLTGKSVSLARTSAIGCIIGRTKTVDESNEITYGSHVAKILNQHCVQCHREGEIAPFGLTDPNEVVGWADMISEVVQDGRMPPWHAVDAHGTFANDRRMTDEDKATLSTWAEAGAPLGSLDDLPALAPKVAGWQLPREPDRVINISPEPIPIPAEGTVRYQYFSVDPGFESDVWLEAAELRPGNREVVHHILAFAVPKGQRQGLNGARGFLVGYVPGARLELAPEGHAKRIPAGSELIFQVHYTPTGSPQTDQSQLGILVIEADKVTHEIVTNSALNTSFRIPPHDSDFRVTASSPPLPGDATLLSFSPHMHVRGKAYRYELKSSSDSRETILEIPAYDFNWQTTYVLSQPRKVNAGDRLFCTATFDNSEDNLNNPDPKAEVRWGDQTWDEMMIGYYHYSVPLAKEATPETPETIEQKIRRAVTLQKFDELDTDGDEKLTRSETPRKLHAVFDQLDTNVDGILTRSEASR, encoded by the coding sequence ATGCGACGATTCAGCTGCGGCCCGGCGTCTTTCATACCCGTGTTTTGCGAAATAGCGACATTCATCCTGGTGTCTTTCGGTCTGCTTTCTGTCTTGATCGAATCGGTATCGATGGCCGGCGATCCGGCAACCCAAGCCAACGTTGAAACGATGCTACTTGAGCCGTTCGATATGGTCGATCATCGAGGTCGACACTGGACCCAGGATGACTTCCACGATCAATCGATCTTAGTCGTCGCATTTCTGGGAACCGAGTGCCCACTCGCCAAACTGTATTCCGTTCGATTGAACGAGGTTGTCGAACAGTATGGCGATCGCGGCGTCGCGGTAGTGGGTGTGCTGAGCAACCGCCAAGATTCCTTGGCGGAAATCGGCGCAATGGTAACTCGCCAATCCATCGAATTCCCGATGGTCAAAGATGGCGGCAATCGATTCGCCGATCAGTTGGGCGCTGAACGCACTCCCGAAATTTTCGTCTTCGATGCCAAACGAACACTTCGTTACCGAGGTCGCGTCGATGATCAGTACGGCATCGGCTATGTGCGTGACGAGCCCGGCCGACAAGATCTGAAAATCGCCCTGGACGAATTGTTGACCGGAAAATCCGTTTCGCTAGCTCGCACCAGCGCGATCGGATGCATCATTGGTCGCACCAAAACCGTCGATGAATCGAACGAGATCACCTACGGCAGCCACGTCGCTAAAATTTTGAATCAACACTGTGTCCAGTGTCATCGCGAAGGCGAAATCGCTCCGTTCGGACTGACCGATCCGAACGAAGTCGTCGGTTGGGCAGACATGATTTCCGAAGTGGTTCAAGACGGACGAATGCCACCTTGGCACGCCGTGGACGCGCACGGCACGTTTGCGAACGACCGTCGAATGACGGACGAAGACAAAGCAACCCTTTCCACATGGGCCGAGGCGGGAGCACCGCTGGGGTCCCTCGATGACTTGCCCGCACTGGCACCCAAAGTCGCGGGTTGGCAATTGCCCCGCGAGCCAGATCGAGTGATCAACATCAGCCCCGAACCGATTCCGATCCCCGCCGAGGGCACCGTACGGTACCAGTATTTTTCAGTCGACCCCGGATTCGAATCCGATGTTTGGTTGGAAGCCGCTGAATTGCGCCCGGGAAATCGCGAAGTCGTACACCACATCTTGGCGTTCGCAGTCCCCAAGGGCCAACGGCAAGGCTTGAACGGCGCTCGAGGATTCTTGGTCGGCTACGTGCCCGGCGCAAGGCTTGAACTTGCACCGGAGGGACACGCTAAGCGAATTCCGGCCGGCAGCGAATTGATTTTTCAAGTTCACTACACGCCGACCGGATCGCCGCAAACCGACCAAAGCCAATTGGGAATTTTGGTCATCGAAGCGGACAAGGTCACGCACGAAATTGTCACCAACAGCGCGCTGAACACTTCGTTTCGAATCCCGCCGCATGATTCTGATTTCCGCGTGACGGCGTCAAGCCCGCCGCTGCCCGGCGATGCGACGCTGCTGTCGTTCAGCCCCCACATGCACGTGCGTGGAAAAGCTTATCGCTATGAATTGAAAAGTTCGTCCGACAGTCGTGAAACGATTCTGGAGATCCCGGCTTACGATTTCAATTGGCAGACGACGTACGTTTTGAGTCAGCCGCGCAAGGTGAACGCAGGCGATCGACTCTTCTGTACCGCAACGTTCGACAACAGCGAAGACAATCTCAATAATCCAGACCCCAAGGCCGAAGTCCGATGGGGTGACCAGACCTGGGACGAGATGATGATCGGTTACTACCACTACAGCGTGCCGTTGGCGAAGGAAGCCACGCCGGAGACACCCGAGACGATCGAGCAAAAAATTCGTCGCGCGGTCACGCTGCAGAAGTTCGACGAACTTGATACCGACGGCGATGAAAAGTTGACTCGAAGCGAAACACCACGAAAACTGCACGCCGTCTTTGATCAGCTCGATACAAACGTCGACGGCATTCTCACGCGATCCGAAGCCAGTCGCTAG
- a CDS encoding DUF1559 domain-containing protein, producing MGLRRRKTNRRTTSTKDHSRRGFTLIELSVVIAIIGILIGLLLPGVQSAREAARRMSCGNNLKQIGLAMHNYNDVNRRLPPSAIGIRVGGTNRQPVQRAGLTAFVSILPFVEQSSLFEQFDFNADAWSPQNEASAKRTPPVYLCPSMSLPDSGGTPDGYSSYALSTGTKKYRNQIHDGAIVDAMNVFRGERVVAGLPDSSSWLPWVTVDDISNADGTTNTLLVGEFGVQIRETSSLPFPFPGSGGESAGKWANSYPYHSTASTFGRFNAKEISLFDIPSYESFRGPHVGGVQFVLSDGSVRFLTESVDAVILQRLTARNDGEVIDQEPW from the coding sequence ATCGGGTTGCGGCGACGAAAGACGAACCGTCGAACAACTTCAACCAAGGATCATTCACGTCGCGGATTCACTTTGATCGAACTGTCGGTCGTGATCGCAATCATCGGCATCCTGATCGGTTTGCTGTTGCCCGGTGTCCAATCGGCGCGAGAAGCGGCGCGGCGAATGTCATGCGGCAACAACCTAAAACAAATCGGCTTGGCGATGCACAACTACAACGACGTGAACCGTCGGCTACCGCCCAGCGCCATCGGCATTCGAGTCGGCGGAACAAATCGCCAACCGGTTCAACGGGCAGGTCTGACCGCGTTTGTGTCGATCTTGCCTTTCGTCGAACAGTCATCGTTGTTCGAACAGTTCGACTTCAATGCCGATGCTTGGTCGCCACAAAACGAAGCGTCGGCCAAGCGTACACCCCCGGTGTACCTGTGTCCGTCGATGTCATTACCCGATAGCGGCGGAACGCCCGATGGCTATTCCAGTTATGCGTTGTCAACGGGAACCAAAAAGTATCGCAACCAAATCCACGACGGTGCCATCGTCGATGCGATGAATGTTTTTCGTGGCGAGCGAGTCGTCGCGGGGTTGCCCGATTCGTCGTCTTGGTTGCCGTGGGTCACGGTCGACGACATTTCCAATGCCGACGGGACAACCAACACGTTGTTGGTCGGCGAGTTTGGCGTCCAAATTCGCGAAACGTCGTCGCTGCCATTCCCCTTTCCGGGATCGGGCGGTGAAAGTGCCGGCAAGTGGGCCAACAGCTATCCGTACCATTCGACGGCATCGACCTTCGGCAGGTTCAATGCAAAAGAGATCTCGCTGTTCGACATTCCGTCTTATGAATCGTTTCGTGGTCCTCATGTCGGCGGCGTCCAATTCGTATTGAGCGACGGAAGCGTTCGCTTCTTGACCGAGTCCGTCGACGCCGTGATCTTGCAACGATTGACCGCCCGCAACGACGGCGAAGTCATTGATCAGGAGCCGTGGTAA
- a CDS encoding kelch repeat-containing protein: MKNTFHQIRLLSLAASISTMSFVASSAAFAHMPWLATDDEGHAVMWFGESPEDRTYHMPEKLAAIQLTHAKSAVTTERVDNDSLVGIRSTDQINAVDEIAGTATYGIYHGTKLTYHVEHLPQTDISQWPTEPRAGAPFQSIITASPAGGISVTILINGKPAKDVDVKLYCEAGHEEASATTDIAGIVTFKKSAVEPGLNAIAVGLTDDTASGTLDGQGYGSTTDYLTATFRVPGGAHDKRMDDSEPAKKPSRPAVDPSSGASIVPSGLPALPEELTSFGAAMVGTKIYLYGGHTGDAHSYSVDEQSDRLWCLDTANGESGTWTKLSNGPALQGLGLVAHGDRVIRIGGFTAVNAIGEEHDLRSQNAVAAYDTNTHLWTELPSLPEARSSLDAAVLGDTIYVVGGWKLNGESDDSEWHSTAWSLDLGDTDATWQPIAAPTFQRRAISAAAHDGKLFVIGGMTSDGQPTTRVDVFDPTTNAWTEGPSLPGSGMSGFGSTSFATGGGLYVSTMDGFVHRIGADGQGWSTIAKSDPPRFFHRMLPTNDRQLLIMGGVNMEIGKCTQIDRVELP; this comes from the coding sequence ATGAAAAACACTTTCCATCAAATCCGACTTCTGTCATTGGCGGCTTCCATTTCAACGATGTCTTTCGTCGCCTCATCGGCCGCCTTTGCTCACATGCCATGGCTTGCCACCGACGACGAAGGGCACGCGGTGATGTGGTTTGGCGAGTCGCCCGAGGATCGAACGTATCACATGCCCGAAAAACTTGCCGCGATCCAATTGACCCATGCCAAGTCCGCCGTCACCACCGAGCGCGTCGACAACGATTCGTTGGTCGGAATCCGTAGCACCGACCAGATCAACGCCGTCGACGAAATCGCCGGCACCGCAACGTACGGAATTTATCACGGAACGAAGTTGACCTATCACGTCGAACATCTGCCGCAAACAGACATCAGCCAATGGCCCACCGAACCACGGGCGGGTGCACCGTTTCAATCGATCATCACGGCGTCGCCCGCCGGCGGTATCAGCGTCACAATTTTGATCAATGGCAAACCCGCCAAAGACGTCGACGTCAAACTGTATTGCGAAGCCGGTCACGAAGAAGCTTCGGCCACCACCGACATCGCGGGCATCGTGACGTTCAAAAAATCGGCGGTCGAACCGGGACTAAACGCAATCGCGGTTGGTCTGACCGATGACACGGCCAGCGGAACGCTCGATGGCCAGGGCTACGGAAGCACGACGGATTACCTGACCGCAACGTTTCGGGTTCCCGGTGGCGCGCATGACAAACGAATGGATGATTCCGAACCGGCGAAAAAACCATCGCGTCCCGCTGTCGACCCCAGCAGCGGCGCGTCGATCGTGCCCTCGGGATTGCCAGCGTTGCCGGAAGAATTGACCAGCTTTGGCGCCGCGATGGTTGGCACGAAAATCTATCTTTACGGCGGCCACACCGGCGACGCTCACTCGTATTCCGTTGACGAACAATCCGATCGGTTGTGGTGCTTGGACACCGCAAACGGCGAATCGGGAACTTGGACGAAGCTTTCGAATGGACCGGCGCTCCAGGGTCTCGGCTTGGTCGCCCATGGCGACCGAGTCATTCGCATCGGCGGATTCACCGCGGTCAACGCGATCGGTGAAGAACACGATCTACGATCACAGAACGCGGTTGCCGCCTACGACACCAACACGCACCTGTGGACAGAACTTCCGTCGTTGCCCGAAGCTCGTTCATCGCTGGACGCAGCCGTCCTTGGCGACACCATTTATGTGGTCGGCGGTTGGAAACTTAACGGCGAAAGCGACGATAGCGAATGGCACAGTACCGCGTGGTCGCTGGACTTGGGCGACACCGACGCGACCTGGCAACCGATCGCCGCACCCACTTTCCAAAGACGCGCGATCAGCGCGGCGGCCCACGACGGGAAATTGTTTGTGATCGGCGGAATGACTTCCGATGGACAACCGACCACGCGAGTCGACGTCTTCGATCCGACAACCAACGCGTGGACCGAAGGACCATCACTGCCTGGTTCGGGAATGTCAGGCTTTGGTTCGACATCCTTCGCGACCGGTGGCGGACTCTACGTCAGCACGATGGACGGTTTCGTGCATCGAATCGGCGCCGACGGCCAAGGTTGGTCAACGATCGCCAAGTCTGATCCGCCGAGGTTTTTTCATCGAATGTTGCCCACGAACGATCGCCAGTTGTTGATCATGGGCGGCGTTAACATGGAAATCGGCAAGTGCACTCAAATCGACCGAGTTGAGTTGCCTTAG